A stretch of the Thiomicrorhabdus indica genome encodes the following:
- a CDS encoding ATP-binding protein, whose protein sequence is MISALNKLRLRLSIRSRFFILSLLLTILPFLAYRFAIDLHRIMLTNQAIVQKQTVENLALILANRTDLWALQIQSGKPTHLSHLNLKNSVLWVVNEFGQTTYVVGALPSQSDQESGDVFTATGKLLIKTLATFLPYSLPYPYPQSENPEKLLITKALTGQTFQQYRMNSSYQPISLMSATPLLMKGQIIGTLVLEERMENLFSESLNYFYRLIGIGSLIFLFVLLGAMIYTASLSNRILRLDDDVKKTFHLKGRLTNLDFPDCRQRYYRDELSDLRHHIYEMLRQLGSYERYLKQLPKTLRHELHNPLNRLSMSLSLLEENCQHSQLDYAKHALAQLKQIISSLSEATSIEDSLHIQQPEAFPIGLMLSHYFENVQALHPEYDLVFDCQIGESEMVMGDGFMIEQLLDKIISNAKDFSDKQLPIRAAAFHGQNSVFITIENSGPLLPEGYEEQIFDGMTSIRKMNQDDQAHLGLGLHIAKLITDYHGGTINAENVNRMQNQAIKGVRFQIELPLITNK, encoded by the coding sequence ATGATATCGGCACTCAATAAACTTCGACTTCGCCTTTCGATTCGGTCTCGTTTTTTTATTTTGTCACTGTTACTAACCATTCTGCCTTTTTTGGCCTACCGATTCGCAATCGACCTGCATCGAATTATGTTGACCAACCAAGCGATTGTCCAAAAGCAGACCGTTGAAAACCTTGCCTTGATTTTGGCTAATCGGACAGATTTATGGGCTTTACAAATCCAGTCTGGAAAACCGACTCACCTATCACATCTGAATTTAAAAAATTCTGTGTTGTGGGTTGTGAATGAATTTGGACAAACGACCTATGTCGTAGGCGCTTTGCCGTCACAATCAGATCAGGAAAGTGGTGATGTTTTTACGGCAACAGGTAAATTACTCATAAAAACGTTGGCCACCTTTTTACCCTATTCTTTACCTTATCCCTACCCTCAAAGTGAAAACCCTGAAAAGCTCTTAATTACCAAAGCATTAACTGGACAAACTTTTCAGCAATATCGGATGAATTCAAGTTATCAACCCATTTCCTTAATGTCTGCCACGCCACTTTTAATGAAAGGTCAAATTATTGGAACCTTAGTGTTGGAAGAACGAATGGAGAATTTATTCAGTGAAAGTTTAAATTACTTTTATCGTTTAATTGGAATTGGTTCGTTGATTTTCTTGTTTGTTTTATTGGGAGCGATGATTTATACGGCCAGTTTGTCTAATCGAATTTTACGATTGGACGATGATGTAAAGAAAACCTTTCATCTAAAAGGACGCTTAACCAATCTAGATTTCCCTGATTGTCGTCAACGCTATTATCGTGATGAGCTATCAGATCTTCGACATCATATTTATGAAATGTTAAGACAATTAGGAAGTTATGAACGTTATTTAAAACAACTTCCGAAGACCCTACGACATGAACTTCACAATCCTCTGAATCGTTTGTCAATGAGCTTAAGTTTGTTGGAAGAGAACTGTCAGCATTCACAGTTAGATTATGCAAAGCATGCTTTAGCACAACTTAAACAAATTATTTCTAGCCTTTCTGAAGCGACAAGTATTGAAGATAGCCTCCACATCCAACAACCTGAGGCTTTTCCTATAGGTTTAATGTTGAGCCATTATTTTGAAAATGTACAAGCGCTCCATCCAGAATACGATCTAGTGTTTGATTGCCAAATTGGCGAGTCTGAAATGGTTATGGGCGATGGTTTTATGATTGAGCAGTTACTGGATAAGATTATCAGTAATGCGAAAGACTTTTCGGATAAACAACTACCGATTCGTGCAGCCGCTTTTCATGGTCAGAACAGTGTTTTCATAACCATTGAAAACTCTGGGCCTTTGTTGCCAGAAGGTTATGAAGAACAGATTTTTGATGGTATGACTTCGATTCGAAAAATGAATCAAGATGATCAAGCGCATTTAGGTTTGGGTTTGCATATTGCAAAGTTGATTACGGATTACCACGGTGGAACAATTAATGCAGAAAACGTTAATCGTATGCAAAATCAAGCAATTAAAGGCGTTCGATTCCAAATTGAATTACCTTTGATTACTAATAAATAA
- a CDS encoding response regulator transcription factor — translation MTNTIQSHRIAVIEDDELQLASLVTGLEQQGFTVESYTNREDAQNAFNEKLPDLVISDIILGSEMDGGFDLAKHLLSYNQPIPIIFLSERQSEFDIYTGHALGAIDYLPKPISLNVLIVKVKNLLRITSSTGQKEQLGEFASKIPGLELSQEKFKAYWHEKQLDLTATEFEMLKQFAISGEGTVVSYDSLQASTQGVVERNTINTHICRIRNAFKKVTPDFNLIHNEYGRGYSWQSKD, via the coding sequence ATGACAAACACCATTCAAAGCCATCGCATTGCGGTCATTGAAGATGATGAATTACAACTAGCAAGCCTAGTCACTGGTTTAGAGCAACAGGGTTTCACCGTTGAATCTTATACAAATCGTGAAGATGCCCAGAATGCATTTAATGAAAAGCTCCCAGATTTGGTGATTTCAGACATTATTCTTGGGTCAGAAATGGATGGAGGTTTTGATTTAGCTAAACACCTTCTTAGCTATAATCAACCGATACCCATTATTTTCTTATCAGAACGACAATCGGAGTTTGATATTTACACTGGTCATGCATTAGGGGCAATTGATTATCTTCCTAAACCAATAAGCTTAAACGTGTTAATTGTTAAGGTTAAAAACTTACTGAGAATCACTTCTAGTACAGGTCAAAAAGAACAATTAGGTGAATTTGCTTCAAAAATTCCTGGTTTAGAACTTTCGCAGGAAAAATTTAAAGCTTACTGGCATGAAAAACAATTAGATCTTACTGCGACTGAATTTGAAATGTTGAAACAATTTGCAATCTCTGGCGAAGGTACGGTTGTTTCTTACGACTCTTTACAAGCTTCCACTCAAGGCGTGGTTGAACGAAATACGATTAATACTCATATTTGTCGAATCCGAAATGCCTTTAAAAAAGTCACCCCTGATTTTAATCTGATTCATAACGAATACGGAAGAGGCTATTCGTGGCAATCAAAAGATTAA
- a CDS encoding RNA polymerase factor sigma-54, with protein sequence MALMPGLQLNIGQQLKLTPQLQQSIKILQYSALEVQQVIKTTLESNYMLETDDMEFDEEIEEDFKDDVDENVDLNNELDIENDQSLSEEIELDMSWNEVFSDHTSSSSGSASSDEFTSAENYTAAHTSLYDHLQWQAEIAFNPGYESVVASYIIDEINDEGFLIEPLTSILENIQNNESEITGISELTLEDIEAVLTVIQQFEPTGVAARNLQETLILQLNAQKQTPFVVTAKQLISENFEWLSFHDHKRIKKFYGLNDQELTTLLKLIQTLNPRPGREYADTEAEVVIPDLRLKRDVKNGWLVELNADAFPRLSVNSTYVDLVNKMSKSEDSKKMKEQLLEAKGLIKSVHSRGETLLRVGAFIIKRQKEFFEKGEEAMQPMVLREVADELDLHESTISRATNQKYIQTPRGTFELKYFFSTGIGQYGSADQSSTAIKAHIKNLIDNEDPKKPLSDNKLMALLEEKEINVARRTIAKYREALNIPSSSERKKLNKYKF encoded by the coding sequence ATGGCGCTCATGCCCGGCTTACAGCTCAACATTGGCCAACAACTAAAATTAACGCCTCAGTTACAGCAATCCATCAAGATACTGCAATATTCCGCATTGGAAGTTCAGCAAGTCATTAAAACCACGCTTGAAAGCAACTATATGCTTGAAACAGATGATATGGAATTTGATGAGGAAATTGAGGAGGATTTTAAAGATGATGTTGATGAAAACGTTGATTTAAACAATGAGCTTGATATTGAAAATGATCAATCCTTGAGTGAAGAAATTGAGTTAGATATGAGTTGGAATGAGGTTTTCAGTGATCATACCTCTTCTTCATCCGGCTCTGCATCTAGTGATGAATTTACCAGTGCTGAAAACTACACAGCAGCTCATACTTCGCTTTATGACCATTTACAATGGCAAGCGGAAATTGCTTTTAATCCTGGCTACGAAAGTGTGGTTGCTTCATACATTATCGATGAAATAAATGACGAAGGGTTTTTGATCGAACCTTTAACTTCGATTCTTGAAAACATCCAAAATAATGAATCTGAAATAACAGGGATTTCAGAACTAACTCTTGAAGATATTGAAGCTGTTTTAACTGTTATTCAACAGTTTGAACCAACGGGCGTTGCAGCAAGAAATTTGCAAGAAACCCTGATTTTACAGTTGAATGCGCAGAAACAAACGCCCTTTGTGGTTACTGCAAAACAACTTATTTCTGAAAATTTTGAATGGTTAAGTTTTCACGATCACAAACGCATTAAAAAGTTCTACGGTTTAAATGATCAGGAGTTAACCACCCTTTTAAAACTGATTCAAACCTTAAATCCTCGACCAGGTCGTGAATACGCCGATACAGAAGCTGAAGTAGTCATTCCCGATTTACGCCTTAAACGCGATGTCAAAAACGGTTGGTTGGTTGAGTTAAATGCGGACGCATTTCCAAGGCTGAGTGTTAATTCAACCTATGTCGATTTAGTCAATAAAATGAGTAAAAGCGAAGACTCAAAGAAAATGAAAGAGCAGCTGTTGGAAGCAAAAGGCTTAATTAAAAGCGTTCATTCACGCGGTGAGACTTTATTACGAGTTGGTGCATTTATTATCAAACGCCAAAAAGAGTTTTTTGAAAAAGGCGAAGAAGCTATGCAACCGATGGTTTTACGAGAAGTTGCTGATGAGTTGGATTTGCATGAATCTACGATTTCACGTGCAACTAATCAAAAATACATTCAAACTCCGCGTGGAACTTTTGAGTTGAAATATTTTTTCTCGACCGGTATTGGGCAATATGGAAGCGCAGACCAATCATCAACGGCAATTAAAGCACACATCAAGAACCTTATTGATAATGAAGACCCCAAAAAACCTTTAAGTGACAATAAGTTAATGGCATTACTCGAGGAAAAAGAGATCAATGTTGCTCGACGAACGATTGCAAAATATCGTGAAGCCTTGAATATCCCTTCCTCCAGTGAACGTAAAAAATTAAACAAATATAAATTTTAG
- the arsC gene encoding arsenate reductase (glutaredoxin) (This arsenate reductase requires both glutathione and glutaredoxin to convert arsenate to arsenite, after which the efflux transporter formed by ArsA and ArsB can extrude the arsenite from the cell, providing resistance.): MSQQTITIYHNPKCSKSRETLKIVSEYCEQHPEIQIEEIRYLENPPSSEILKEVCQLLNVPVQEIIRTGEKLFKELGYTKADLNHYDEEHWLNVLQKHSKLIERPIVQFNNKAVIGRPPENVQALFKTE, encoded by the coding sequence ATGAGCCAGCAAACCATTACCATTTATCACAATCCTAAATGTTCAAAGAGTCGTGAAACCTTAAAGATTGTTAGTGAATATTGTGAACAACATCCAGAAATTCAAATTGAAGAAATTCGTTATTTAGAAAATCCACCCAGTAGTGAAATTCTGAAAGAAGTATGTCAGCTGTTGAATGTGCCCGTGCAAGAAATTATCCGTACAGGTGAAAAGCTGTTTAAAGAGCTAGGCTATACTAAAGCCGACTTAAATCATTATGATGAAGAGCATTGGCTGAATGTTCTACAAAAACATTCAAAACTGATTGAAAGACCGATTGTTCAATTTAATAACAAAGCTGTAATAGGACGGCCACCAGAAAACGTACAAGCGTTATTCAAAACAGAATGA
- the xseB gene encoding exodeoxyribonuclease VII small subunit yields the protein MSEEKFTENYQKLQMIAQKLSSAGEVDIDELIPMVDEASQAYQICKSRLEAVEKALSERLDDTESETGESVINPDSDDNNSSQVPF from the coding sequence ATGTCTGAAGAAAAATTTACAGAGAACTATCAAAAGTTACAAATGATTGCGCAGAAATTATCCTCTGCAGGAGAAGTCGATATTGATGAACTTATTCCAATGGTTGATGAAGCCAGTCAAGCTTATCAGATTTGTAAATCACGATTAGAAGCCGTTGAAAAAGCTTTAAGTGAGCGACTAGACGATACAGAATCTGAAACTGGCGAGTCTGTAATAAATCCAGATAGCGATGACAATAATTCATCACAAGTTCCGTTTTAA
- the xseA gene encoding exodeoxyribonuclease VII large subunit: MRYLNVPFSQKDEAKALGARWDAIARRWYIPQALLNESDKFSKWFLEESESILSDSQNKLSPSSEPVSQPNEQVEVGIDLPINDSQDIDKPQKKRPNQDYTSHIEHQNSARENQAITLSGLLNKVKSALQSSFVQAQWLIAEVANVQLRNGHYYLELTQTDSKGRQLAKTRAMIWSRTAQIILPEFEKNTGKSIETGQKLLMLVNVNFHEQYGFSLQIEDIDASFSLGEMERALVELREKLRQEKRLESNKVYRIPHDFFRIAVVAPPKAAGLGDFKVDADRLEALGLCTFVYFTASFQGEKVLKELSNALNLIQSQILLNPSKYDAVVIIRGGGAKLDLQYLNQYAIAKSLSELQLPVITGIGHEKDNCILDEMAAMRCDTPSKVVHFIRGEIINNAQTAQKNWLQIQQRSQFIVKKPIHEIERLLNQVKQNSWQVWQGAQAKLAPLSYQIARKSRQTIETQKHYLKKQQMQISSLATQAVQLKKHLINQSFQGVVAHSQNAIEYKQQSIKYSMQIILNSGPQTQMQRGFAITKNSQGKLITSVKQGQKEQQLTISYQDGDLNVQVLEFKQQS; the protein is encoded by the coding sequence ATGAGATATCTAAACGTTCCATTTTCTCAAAAAGATGAAGCCAAAGCATTAGGTGCTCGTTGGGATGCGATTGCTCGACGTTGGTATATTCCTCAAGCACTATTAAACGAGTCTGATAAGTTCTCTAAATGGTTTTTAGAAGAGAGTGAATCTATCTTATCAGACTCACAAAATAAGCTCAGCCCATCATCAGAACCAGTGAGTCAGCCTAATGAGCAAGTTGAAGTGGGCATAGATTTACCTATAAATGACTCACAAGACATTGATAAACCACAAAAAAAACGACCAAATCAAGACTATACAAGTCATATTGAACACCAGAACTCAGCAAGAGAAAATCAGGCTATAACACTCTCAGGACTACTCAATAAAGTTAAAAGTGCACTGCAATCCAGTTTTGTACAAGCTCAATGGCTAATCGCTGAAGTTGCAAATGTACAACTTCGTAACGGTCATTATTACCTGGAACTGACACAAACTGATTCAAAAGGTCGTCAACTTGCTAAAACACGTGCAATGATTTGGTCGAGAACTGCGCAGATTATATTGCCTGAATTTGAGAAAAATACTGGTAAATCAATTGAAACAGGCCAGAAACTCCTGATGTTGGTAAATGTTAATTTTCATGAACAATATGGATTTTCATTACAAATTGAAGATATTGATGCCAGCTTTTCTTTGGGGGAAATGGAGCGAGCGCTGGTAGAATTACGTGAGAAACTTCGCCAAGAAAAACGATTAGAATCCAATAAAGTGTATCGAATTCCTCACGATTTCTTTCGTATTGCAGTCGTAGCGCCACCTAAAGCTGCTGGGCTTGGTGATTTCAAAGTAGATGCCGACCGATTAGAAGCGCTTGGACTTTGCACTTTTGTTTATTTCACGGCGAGTTTTCAAGGTGAAAAAGTCCTCAAAGAACTTTCAAATGCACTGAATCTTATTCAATCTCAAATTTTACTCAATCCCTCCAAATACGATGCGGTTGTTATTATCCGTGGTGGTGGAGCGAAGTTGGATTTACAGTATTTAAACCAATATGCTATCGCAAAATCTTTAAGCGAGCTTCAACTTCCCGTAATTACCGGAATTGGGCACGAGAAGGATAATTGTATTCTAGATGAAATGGCCGCAATGCGATGTGATACCCCAAGTAAAGTTGTTCATTTTATTCGAGGAGAAATCATTAATAATGCCCAGACAGCGCAAAAAAATTGGCTACAAATTCAACAACGAAGTCAATTTATAGTTAAAAAACCTATCCATGAAATTGAGCGACTTCTTAATCAGGTTAAACAGAATTCATGGCAAGTTTGGCAGGGGGCTCAAGCTAAATTGGCACCGTTGTCTTATCAGATTGCACGTAAATCACGTCAGACAATTGAGACACAAAAACATTATCTAAAAAAACAGCAAATGCAAATATCGAGCCTGGCAACTCAAGCTGTTCAATTAAAAAAACACCTCATTAATCAATCTTTTCAAGGTGTAGTAGCACATAGTCAAAATGCCATTGAGTATAAGCAACAATCAATTAAATATTCTATGCAAATAATTTTAAACAGCGGACCCCAAACACAGATGCAACGTGGTTTTGCGATTACTAAAAATAGTCAAGGAAAGTTGATTACATCAGTAAAGCAAGGGCAAAAAGAACAGCAATTGACCATCTCTTATCAAGATGGCGATCTGAATGTTCAAGTATTAGAATTCAAGCAACAGTCATAA
- the dusA gene encoding tRNA dihydrouridine(20/20a) synthase DusA, which yields MPLLTSCNSSKPLAEISTDRLENSAMHFSVAPMLDWTDKHCRYFYRTMTQNSWLYSEMVTTGAIIYGDNLPRFLGFNPTEDPVVLQLGGSNAQELAHCAKLGQEWGYSEINLNVGCPSDRVQNNMIGACLMQHPQILAEAVDAMKQSVDIPVTVKCRIGVDDQNEQEELFTLVDKLNQVGVDGLVIHARKAWLQGLSSKDNRDVPPLNYDLVHAVKHQFATLPITINGGIKSHTQAISHLESIPAGNFDTPVDGVMLGRIIYEQPFLLNEVDERYYGCDKSTKTRKEVVNEMLPYIEQHLDNGGKLIQITRHMLGLFHGLPGGRMWRRYLSQNAFKPEASTQTVVDALCMVENEIQRMAEQKRQFENDKLVSNES from the coding sequence ATGCCACTTTTAACATCTTGCAACTCTTCTAAACCTCTAGCCGAAATTTCTACCGACCGTTTAGAAAACAGCGCCATGCATTTCAGCGTTGCGCCGATGTTGGATTGGACAGATAAACACTGTCGTTACTTTTATCGAACCATGACGCAGAATTCGTGGCTTTATTCAGAGATGGTGACCACTGGTGCGATTATTTACGGTGATAATTTACCGCGTTTTTTAGGCTTTAATCCGACGGAAGACCCTGTTGTATTGCAACTAGGTGGGAGCAATGCTCAAGAACTTGCACATTGTGCCAAATTAGGACAAGAGTGGGGCTATTCAGAAATTAATTTGAATGTTGGCTGTCCAAGTGATCGCGTGCAAAACAATATGATTGGTGCATGTTTAATGCAGCACCCGCAAATTCTTGCGGAAGCGGTCGATGCGATGAAGCAATCAGTCGATATTCCTGTCACGGTTAAATGTCGTATTGGGGTGGATGATCAAAATGAGCAAGAAGAATTATTCACTTTAGTGGATAAACTCAATCAAGTTGGAGTTGACGGTTTGGTTATCCATGCACGAAAAGCATGGTTGCAGGGGCTTTCATCCAAAGATAATCGGGACGTACCTCCTCTAAACTATGATTTGGTTCATGCGGTTAAACACCAGTTTGCAACATTACCGATTACCATCAATGGAGGTATCAAGTCGCATACGCAAGCCATTTCTCACCTTGAATCCATACCGGCCGGTAACTTTGATACACCGGTAGATGGAGTTATGCTTGGTCGTATCATCTATGAACAACCTTTTTTGTTAAATGAGGTTGATGAGCGTTATTACGGCTGCGATAAAAGTACCAAAACTCGAAAGGAAGTGGTCAATGAAATGCTCCCTTACATTGAGCAGCACCTTGATAACGGTGGTAAGTTAATACAAATTACCCGTCATATGCTTGGATTATTTCATGGATTGCCTGGCGGAAGAATGTGGCGTCGTTATCTAAGTCAAAATGCTTTTAAACCTGAGGCTTCAACTCAAACGGTTGTAGATGCTTTATGCATGGTAGAAAATGAAATTCAGCGCATGGCTGAACAAAAACGGCAATTTGAAAATGATAAATTAGTAAGTAATGAATCTTAA
- a CDS encoding diguanylate cyclase has product MGSKTDFFQFFAFAGIATSALFRPLSNPLSRNLFIAYISLFLLIFLVLNPLIVFSSVNIEPPNSATESSNEKSVFPSHSLKSKQFKNDLKPIKVMVNWNHQFQFAGFYAAIAKGFYKQKGLDVEVLDWRPGYKGFQHLSSGDIDFSVAQNDSLLELAKGAPFKLVMANFQYSPLVLLSHKPISNLSELSGAKVMHNGSLQIRTLLQKAYLKTGIFSDVEPSSGSLQDFIEKKVDFYGAFNTNEPFILQRKKIPYSVIDPKIYGVQSYDGLVITRSELVVEQPQLVSNFRDATIQGWSYALDQPEEIVDYIIEHYKTHKTKEDMLNEARAIAQYVQPSPGMIGQIDVNKLETILSDARKYLQSDYQPLSEQVLKNFIFSSETDFLSIKEKAFLKNNPVIYLGNASDWHPFDYIEDGNYKGLAADYLKLMASKLGIEFKPRNNLWSEVTNLIQQDQPIVFPAIVKSTFRSQHLYFTDPYVHLPFVLASYHKDGFIKNFGRLMGHTVSVINKSWAHDYFRENYPNIQLLLVDTAKQGLQSVLERKSLVYAGNLGAINYALKHEGLTDFNIVGRAEQSYQLSMAVSKEYPELFSIIQKALSQITPLEREHLYEKWFPITMVNKFDSQQFWQVIALLLSVIIGISLFLAVVLKRQSYINSIYELSLATTIDLKTLKISSVSDSFCELSGYSRKELINKNYLELSKNKIPQEQIQQVKELLASGKTWKGDFPAIRKDGEEYWVALTMTPHKNFFNQVNKVVITRYDITDRKRVEQVSITDELTGLLNRRKFNETLPIEINRAHREKTNLALIMLDIDFFKSVNDEYGHDIGDEVLIEIATSLNSYFHRATDMIFRIGGEEFMVITHFDNLRSLEVHINNLLIYVRSLGIENRQAPLKVVTLSAGAILCYPEHKMSAKELMKKADQLLYKSKNAGRNTFHYSVIKHND; this is encoded by the coding sequence TTGGGATCAAAAACGGATTTTTTTCAGTTTTTTGCATTTGCTGGAATAGCTACTTCTGCTTTGTTTCGTCCCCTATCTAATCCTCTCTCTCGAAACCTGTTTATCGCCTACATCTCTCTATTTCTATTGATATTTCTTGTACTTAACCCTCTCATAGTTTTTTCGAGTGTCAATATAGAACCGCCAAATAGTGCAACAGAGTCATCCAACGAAAAATCAGTTTTTCCCAGTCATTCACTTAAATCAAAGCAATTTAAAAACGATTTAAAACCTATTAAAGTAATGGTGAATTGGAATCATCAATTTCAATTTGCAGGGTTTTATGCGGCTATTGCAAAAGGATTCTATAAGCAAAAAGGTTTAGATGTTGAGGTGCTCGACTGGCGACCTGGTTATAAAGGTTTTCAGCATCTTTCATCTGGTGACATTGATTTTAGCGTAGCACAGAATGATAGCTTACTTGAATTGGCCAAGGGGGCGCCCTTTAAGTTAGTAATGGCTAACTTTCAATATTCTCCTTTAGTATTGTTATCACATAAACCTATAAGCAACTTATCTGAGCTTTCTGGAGCCAAAGTTATGCATAACGGGAGCTTACAGATTCGAACATTACTACAAAAAGCCTACTTAAAAACGGGAATTTTTTCTGATGTAGAACCTTCTTCAGGAAGTCTACAAGATTTCATTGAAAAAAAAGTCGACTTTTATGGTGCTTTTAACACAAACGAACCCTTTATTCTTCAGCGTAAAAAAATTCCCTATTCAGTGATTGATCCGAAAATTTATGGGGTACAAAGCTATGATGGTTTGGTAATAACTCGATCTGAATTAGTCGTTGAGCAACCACAACTTGTTTCGAATTTTAGAGATGCGACCATTCAAGGGTGGTCTTATGCCTTAGATCAACCAGAGGAAATTGTCGATTACATCATTGAACATTACAAAACCCATAAAACTAAAGAAGACATGCTAAATGAAGCGAGAGCGATTGCTCAGTATGTTCAACCATCGCCAGGAATGATTGGTCAAATTGACGTCAATAAACTAGAAACCATTTTATCGGATGCCAGAAAATATCTACAGTCGGATTACCAGCCTCTGTCAGAACAGGTTTTAAAAAATTTCATTTTTAGCAGCGAGACTGACTTTTTATCCATCAAAGAAAAAGCTTTTCTAAAAAATAATCCAGTGATTTATTTAGGGAACGCCAGTGACTGGCACCCTTTTGATTACATAGAAGATGGGAACTATAAAGGGCTTGCAGCTGACTACCTAAAGTTAATGGCATCAAAACTGGGTATTGAGTTTAAGCCCAGAAATAACCTTTGGTCTGAAGTTACCAATTTGATCCAACAAGACCAACCTATTGTTTTCCCTGCAATAGTAAAATCGACATTTAGAAGTCAACATCTCTATTTTACCGATCCTTATGTCCACCTCCCTTTTGTTTTAGCAAGTTATCATAAGGACGGATTTATTAAAAATTTTGGACGTCTAATGGGGCACACAGTATCCGTCATTAACAAATCATGGGCCCATGATTACTTCCGAGAGAACTATCCAAATATACAATTACTTTTAGTGGATACGGCAAAACAAGGATTACAAAGCGTTTTGGAACGCAAAAGTTTGGTGTATGCAGGTAATTTAGGTGCGATTAATTATGCTTTAAAACATGAAGGTCTCACCGATTTCAATATTGTTGGACGTGCAGAACAAAGCTATCAACTTTCAATGGCCGTGAGTAAAGAATATCCTGAACTTTTCTCGATTATTCAAAAAGCACTAAGTCAGATCACACCTCTGGAAAGAGAGCACCTTTATGAAAAATGGTTTCCTATTACCATGGTCAACAAATTTGACTCTCAGCAATTCTGGCAAGTAATTGCTCTCCTACTATCGGTTATCATCGGTATTTCTTTGTTTCTAGCCGTTGTGTTAAAAAGACAAAGTTATATCAACTCGATTTATGAACTTTCACTAGCGACAACCATTGACCTTAAAACATTGAAAATTTCGAGTGTGAGTGATTCTTTTTGTGAATTAAGTGGTTATAGTCGCAAGGAATTAATTAATAAAAATTATTTGGAGTTAAGTAAAAATAAAATTCCACAAGAACAGATTCAGCAGGTTAAAGAACTGCTAGCATCAGGTAAAACATGGAAAGGAGATTTTCCTGCGATTCGTAAAGATGGAGAAGAATACTGGGTCGCTTTAACCATGACACCACATAAAAACTTTTTTAATCAAGTAAATAAAGTCGTCATTACGCGATACGACATCACTGATCGAAAACGCGTTGAACAAGTTTCTATTACCGATGAACTGACAGGATTATTAAACCGTCGAAAATTCAATGAAACCCTTCCTATTGAGATCAATAGAGCACATCGAGAAAAAACCAATCTTGCTTTGATTATGCTAGATATCGATTTTTTCAAAAGTGTTAATGATGAATATGGGCATGATATTGGTGATGAAGTGTTAATTGAAATTGCAACATCACTTAATAGTTATTTCCATCGTGCCACAGATATGATTTTTAGAATTGGTGGTGAAGAATTTATGGTCATTACCCACTTTGACAACCTTCGATCTTTAGAAGTCCATATCAATAACCTTTTAATTTATGTCCGATCATTGGGGATTGAGAATCGTCAAGCCCCCCTCAAAGTGGTTACCCTTTCTGCTGGAGCTATTTTGTGTTATCCAGAACATAAGATGAGCGCAAAAGAATTAATGAAAAAAGCCGATCAACTTCTCTACAAATCAAA